ATCACTTCTTCACTAATAGTATCAATTGCTAATTGACGCTCTTGTTTATCTACTGTCTGCGTAGCAGTCGCCAAACGTTCTGTCGCCATGGAACGAATTTCGTCTTCTAACTTTTGATCGAATTCGTACAGCTTTGGCTCCATCTTCTCCTCACCGATTTCAGCTGCGACCCGCTCAATCAAGGAAATAACATCTTTAATCGCATCATGTCCCACCATGATCGCTTCTAACATATCTGCTTCTGAGGCACCAGTGGCTCCCGCTTCCACCATATTGATGGCATCTTTGGTTCCTGCCACCACCAGGTGAACGTCTGATTGTTCCTGCTGCTCCACAGTGGGATTCACAATCCACTCCCCATTCACGCGCCCTACAATCGCCCCTGCGATCGGTCCATCAAATGGAATGTTGGAAATAGATAATGCAACTGACGCACCAATCATCGCCGCCATTTCCGTAGAACAATCTTGATCTACTGACATGACTGTGGTCATCACTTGTACTTCATTCCGGTACCCTTCCGGAAAGAGCGGGCGGATAGGACGGTCGATCAGCCGGCTGGCTAATACCGCTTTATCACTTGGCTTACCTTCCCGTTTTATGAATCCCCCCGGTATTTTCCCAACAGCATAAAGACGTTCCTCATAGTTGACCGTCAAAGGAAAAAACGGGAGATCCTTTGGTTCCTTCGAACCTGTAACCGTCGCTAGCACGACCGAATCACCATAGTGAACCATGACCGCACCACTGGCTTGATTTGCGTATTTTCCTACTTCTAGTTTCAATTTTCGTCCGGCAAGCATCATTTCATAAACCATAGCTTCCATAGAGTATTCATGTCCTCCTCTCAAACTTGTCCAATTTCACACTTCTTCATATCATCATTATTTCCTTCTCCGCTCCATTTTAGAGGAAGATTGAAAAAAGCGGGGATTCACCCCGCTTTCCACTATCGACGTAAGCCCAGCTTCGAGATCAACGTACGATAACGTGTAATATCTTTCTTTTTCAGGTAATTCAAAAGGTTACGGCGTTGCCCAACCATTTTGAGCAATCCACGACGAGAGTGATGATCTTTCTTATGCTCACGCAAGTGCTCGTTTAATTCTGTAATGCGATGAGTTAAAATCGCAATTTGCACTTCAGGCGAACCTGTATCATTCTCATGAGTTTTGTATTCTTCCATAATTTCCTTTTTCTTCTCGAGGGACAATGTCATCCCTTCCACCTCCCAATAATTCGAAAAACCCCCCATAGCCCAGTCGATCGCCGAGGCATATCGATCCTCCGCGCCAGGGTTGTTTCCTTCGTGTGCGAATGCAATATCATCGCACTAATATACAGTATATCTTGTTCGTATTCTCCATTGCAAGGATGGAACGTATTTTTTTAAAGGGAAATCACTTTTTCAAGTTTAGCTCACCTGCTTCTTCCCCTTGGATATCGCTGTTACGACAGTATCACCACGCTTTTCCCATGCTTGAAACATGACTGCATACAACATCATTCCTCCTAACGAAATCAATGCTAAAACCACAAAGCTTTCCCGATCGCCGATCCATGCCGATAATGGAATAATGAAGGGAGCGATGGTACGACCCAAAGTAAAGCGCAAACTAGCAGCAGCAAAGTATTGTCCTCGCATATGCTCAGGTGCCAACTTGGATATAAAACTTTCTTGTAAGCCTGCTATAATAATTTCT
This sequence is a window from Mechercharimyces sp. CAU 1602. Protein-coding genes within it:
- the rpsO gene encoding 30S ribosomal protein S15; the protein is MTLSLEKKKEIMEEYKTHENDTGSPEVQIAILTHRITELNEHLREHKKDHHSRRGLLKMVGQRRNLLNYLKKKDITRYRTLISKLGLRR